Proteins found in one Thermostichus vulcanus str. 'Rupite' genomic segment:
- a CDS encoding NIL domain-containing protein: MRKRVTLIFPRHLVNVPLTYRLAKDFDVAANIMRARVAPDEVGTLVVELSGDIDQVEAGLEWAQSLGIEVAEQAKEIQIDPHLCVDCGLCTGVCPTEALRISAPNWKLEFLRNRCVMCEQCIPTCPVGAISTSL; this comes from the coding sequence GTGCGCAAACGGGTGACACTGATTTTTCCTCGCCATTTGGTGAATGTGCCCCTCACCTATCGGTTAGCCAAAGATTTTGACGTGGCGGCCAATATCATGCGGGCACGAGTGGCCCCAGATGAGGTGGGCACTTTGGTGGTAGAGCTTTCAGGGGATATCGACCAAGTGGAAGCTGGCCTAGAGTGGGCCCAGTCTCTGGGGATTGAGGTGGCAGAACAGGCCAAGGAGATTCAAATCGATCCGCATCTGTGCGTAGATTGTGGATTGTGTACGGGAGTTTGCCCAACAGAAGCCCTGAGAATTTCTGCCCCCAATTGGAAGCTAGAGTTTTTACGCAATCGCTGTGTTATGTGTGAACAGTGCATACCCACTTGCCCTGTGGGGGCGATTAGCACCAGTCTATAG
- the ndhL gene encoding NAD(P)H-quinone oxidoreductase subunit L yields MTSTTLLILMTYAGLAGLYLLVLPFLSLLYVDKRWTSGSAWEKVLMFFLVLFFFPGMVLLAPFMTFRPKPRSL; encoded by the coding sequence ATGACCTCTACTACACTGCTGATTTTGATGACGTATGCCGGCTTGGCAGGTCTTTACCTATTGGTGCTGCCTTTTTTATCTTTGCTGTATGTAGACAAACGTTGGACTTCCGGTAGCGCCTGGGAAAAGGTGTTGATGTTCTTCCTGGTTTTGTTTTTCTTCCCAGGCATGGTATTGCTGGCACCCTTCATGACCTTCCGCCCTAAACCCCGTTCTTTGTAG
- a CDS encoding DUF3007 family protein codes for MRRLDVLGLGLAILLGGGILYGSLVWAGLDTGSAQKVSSMVFLLACLGWTFGYLGRVLRGEMALKAQRASFEAQQVQEHLEALSPEEWQALQAELEAEEEGIPAVGSPEQRED; via the coding sequence ATGCGCAGACTGGATGTTCTCGGCTTGGGCTTAGCCATTTTGTTGGGGGGCGGCATCCTCTACGGAAGTTTGGTTTGGGCAGGCTTGGATACCGGTTCTGCACAGAAGGTATCGAGCATGGTGTTTTTGTTGGCTTGCCTGGGATGGACCTTTGGCTACCTAGGGCGGGTGCTGCGTGGGGAAATGGCTCTGAAGGCTCAGCGGGCTAGTTTTGAAGCTCAGCAAGTGCAGGAGCACCTTGAAGCCCTTTCGCCAGAAGAATGGCAAGCCTTGCAGGCAGAATTGGAAGCTGAAGAGGAAGGGATCCCGGCGGTAGGCTCTCCTGAGCAACGAGAAGATTAA
- a CDS encoding response regulator: MVQTFTPSPTHLSPSAVTKTILVAQGQPLQVQLWKLVLESQRHSVLLTSPHMDLLEVAATRPLDLMVVDMTTGLFNPYAFCRDCHNQLPNTPVVLTHHPRRHIEPAERRWAIYQGAAEVIPGLAEASDILDSLDRIYKAAKWSLPIDTDALYTVLEQMGLMPGDPSSVASPTPPPQPTIQALTTPPQPVKLEDPTEAKPSAPQTKYRLMYRGRPVN; this comes from the coding sequence GTGGTACAGACTTTTACTCCCTCTCCTACTCACCTCTCCCCATCTGCCGTGACCAAAACCATTCTGGTGGCCCAGGGTCAGCCTCTACAGGTGCAGCTGTGGAAGTTGGTTCTGGAGTCTCAGCGCCACTCAGTACTGCTGACTTCCCCACACATGGATCTGTTGGAGGTAGCAGCGACTCGGCCTCTGGATCTGATGGTGGTGGATATGACAACAGGGCTGTTTAACCCTTATGCATTTTGCCGGGATTGCCATAACCAGCTGCCCAATACTCCTGTTGTTTTGACCCACCATCCACGTCGCCACATTGAGCCAGCAGAACGACGGTGGGCGATTTATCAAGGGGCAGCAGAAGTTATTCCAGGTTTGGCGGAAGCCAGTGATATTCTCGACTCACTGGATCGCATCTATAAAGCGGCAAAGTGGTCTCTGCCCATCGATACGGATGCGCTCTACACTGTATTGGAACAGATGGGGTTGATGCCTGGGGATCCGAGCTCTGTTGCTTCTCCGACCCCTCCACCGCAACCGACTATTCAAGCGCTTACTACCCCGCCGCAACCGGTCAAGTTGGAAGATCCCACCGAGGCCAAGCCTTCTGCCCCTCAGACGAAGTATCGTCTGATGTACCGGGGCCGGCCCGT